A part of Paenarthrobacter sp. A20 genomic DNA contains:
- a CDS encoding GMC family oxidoreductase, translated as MHVDNIENLSERGFDYVVIGGGSAGAAVAARLSEDPAVTVALVEAGPDDRGLPEILQLDRWMELLESGYDWDYPVEPQENGNSFMRHARAKVMGGCSSHNSCIAFWAPREDLDEWESKYGATGWNASAAWPLYQRLETNEDAGPEAPHHGHDGPVHLMNVPPNDPAGVALLDACEQTGIPRAKFNDGTTVINGANFFQINRRSDGTRSSSSVSYIHPIIDRENFTLLTGLRARQLVFDADKRCTGVDVVDSAFGRTHRLNAHREVILSTGAIDSPKLLMLSGIGPAEHLATHGIEVLVDSPGVGEHLQDHPEGVVQFEAKQPMVQASTQWWEIGIFTPTQDGLDRPDLMMHYGSVPFDMNTLRYGYPTTENGFSLTPNVTHARSRGTVRLRSRDFRDKPMVDPRYFTDPEGHDMRVMVAGIRKAREIATQPAMAEWTGRELSPGIEAQTDEELQDYIRKTHNTVYHPVGTVRMGSVDDHMSPLDPELRVKGVTGLRVADASVMPEHITVNPNITVMMIGERCADFIKADFNNSRTEDTTTAEAGFSLSLA; from the coding sequence ATGCACGTTGACAACATCGAGAACCTCAGCGAGCGCGGGTTCGATTACGTCGTCATTGGCGGAGGATCTGCCGGAGCTGCCGTCGCCGCCCGGCTGAGCGAGGACCCTGCCGTCACCGTTGCCCTGGTGGAAGCCGGCCCGGATGACCGGGGCCTGCCCGAAATTCTGCAGCTCGACCGCTGGATGGAACTGCTGGAATCCGGCTACGACTGGGACTACCCAGTAGAACCGCAGGAGAACGGCAATTCCTTCATGCGCCATGCCCGCGCCAAGGTCATGGGCGGCTGCTCCAGCCACAACTCCTGCATCGCTTTTTGGGCTCCCCGCGAAGACCTGGATGAATGGGAATCGAAGTACGGCGCCACGGGCTGGAACGCTAGTGCCGCCTGGCCTTTGTACCAGCGTCTGGAAACGAACGAGGACGCCGGACCGGAAGCTCCACACCACGGCCACGACGGCCCGGTGCACCTGATGAACGTTCCTCCGAACGATCCCGCCGGGGTCGCGCTCCTTGATGCCTGCGAGCAGACCGGCATCCCCCGCGCGAAGTTCAATGACGGCACCACAGTGATCAACGGCGCCAACTTCTTCCAGATCAACCGACGCTCGGACGGGACACGTTCTTCCAGCTCGGTCTCCTACATCCACCCCATCATTGATCGCGAAAACTTCACCCTGCTGACCGGCCTGCGGGCGCGACAACTGGTGTTCGACGCGGACAAGCGCTGCACCGGCGTCGACGTCGTGGACTCGGCTTTCGGCCGTACGCACAGGCTGAACGCGCATCGCGAGGTCATCCTGTCCACCGGCGCCATCGACTCCCCCAAGCTCCTCATGCTCTCCGGCATAGGCCCGGCCGAACACCTGGCCACGCACGGCATCGAGGTCCTGGTGGATTCCCCCGGCGTCGGCGAGCACCTGCAGGACCACCCGGAAGGCGTGGTTCAGTTCGAGGCCAAGCAGCCCATGGTGCAGGCCTCCACCCAGTGGTGGGAGATCGGCATCTTCACTCCCACCCAGGATGGCCTGGACCGCCCGGACCTGATGATGCACTACGGCTCCGTGCCGTTCGACATGAACACCCTGCGGTACGGCTACCCCACCACGGAGAACGGCTTCAGCCTCACTCCGAATGTCACCCACGCGCGTTCCCGCGGGACCGTTCGCTTGCGCAGCCGGGACTTCCGCGACAAGCCCATGGTGGATCCCCGGTACTTCACCGATCCGGAGGGGCACGACATGCGCGTCATGGTGGCCGGTATCCGCAAGGCCCGCGAAATCGCCACGCAGCCGGCAATGGCCGAATGGACCGGTCGGGAACTCTCCCCTGGCATCGAAGCGCAGACCGATGAAGAACTGCAGGATTACATCCGCAAAACGCACAACACCGTCTACCACCCCGTCGGCACAGTCCGCATGGGATCGGTGGACGACCATATGTCACCCTTGGATCCCGAACTGCGGGTCAAGGGCGTTACCGGATTGCGCGTGGCGGACGCCTCCGTCATGCCGGAACACATCACCGTCAATCCGAATATCACCGTGATGATGATTGGCGAGCGCTGCGCCGATTTCATCAAGGCCGATTTCAACAACAGCCGGACGGAGGACACCACGACGGCGGAAGCCGGCTTCAGCTTGTCCCTCGCCTGA
- a CDS encoding aldehyde dehydrogenase family protein, with protein MTQATFSDSASTLFINGSWESAASGAVRQIRNPADGELVATVSEAGREDAERAISAARKAFDSGVWANVPAPERGAFLLKVAAELRERREKFARAESLDTGKRIIESRIDIDDIAACFEYFGRLAGQSAGRVVDAGDPAVVSKIVYEPVGVCGLITPWNYPLLQAAWKIAPALAAGCTFVLKPAELTPSTAILAMQLLQDLGLPDGVANLVTGPGAQAGAPLSEHPDIDLVSFTGGLETGKRIAAAAAGTVKKVALELGGKNPNVVFADADFDAAVDNALNGAFVHSGQVCSAGARLVVEESIAERFVEELVRKAKDIRLGGPFDESAETGPLISAAHREKVDAYVQRGVAEGARLRCGGAAPEGEKFDAGFYYQPTVLDRVTRGMSVVIDEAFGPVVTVETFRTEDEAVATANDTIYGLAGAVWTQDAGKAQRVAGRLRHGTVWINDYHPYLPQAEWGGFGQSGVGRELGPTGLGEYQEAKHIYQNTSPQVTGWFADHGKEK; from the coding sequence ATGACCCAAGCCACATTTTCTGATTCTGCCTCCACGCTTTTCATCAACGGCTCGTGGGAGTCGGCCGCGTCAGGCGCCGTGCGGCAGATCCGCAACCCGGCCGACGGCGAACTGGTCGCCACGGTGTCCGAAGCCGGCCGCGAAGATGCCGAGCGCGCCATTTCCGCAGCCCGCAAGGCCTTCGATTCCGGTGTTTGGGCAAACGTCCCCGCTCCCGAGAGGGGCGCGTTCCTGCTCAAGGTCGCCGCGGAACTGCGCGAACGTCGCGAGAAGTTTGCCCGCGCCGAATCCCTGGACACCGGGAAGCGGATCATCGAAAGCCGCATCGACATCGATGACATCGCCGCTTGCTTCGAATATTTCGGACGCCTCGCCGGGCAGTCGGCGGGCCGGGTGGTCGACGCCGGGGACCCCGCCGTCGTCAGCAAAATCGTCTACGAGCCCGTCGGAGTCTGCGGCCTGATCACGCCGTGGAACTACCCGCTGCTGCAGGCCGCGTGGAAGATCGCTCCCGCACTGGCCGCCGGCTGCACCTTCGTTTTGAAGCCCGCGGAGCTGACCCCCTCCACCGCAATCCTTGCCATGCAGTTGCTGCAGGACCTGGGCCTACCGGACGGCGTCGCCAACCTGGTAACGGGCCCCGGCGCTCAAGCGGGCGCACCACTTTCTGAGCACCCCGACATTGACTTGGTGTCCTTCACCGGCGGCTTGGAAACCGGCAAGCGCATTGCCGCCGCCGCAGCCGGCACCGTGAAAAAGGTGGCGCTGGAGCTCGGCGGCAAGAACCCCAACGTGGTGTTCGCTGACGCTGACTTCGACGCCGCCGTCGACAATGCGCTGAACGGCGCCTTTGTGCACTCAGGGCAGGTCTGCTCCGCCGGGGCTCGGCTGGTGGTGGAGGAATCCATCGCGGAGCGTTTCGTCGAGGAACTGGTCCGCAAGGCCAAGGACATCCGCCTGGGCGGCCCGTTCGATGAGTCCGCCGAAACCGGTCCGCTGATTTCCGCCGCACACCGGGAGAAGGTGGACGCCTACGTCCAGCGCGGTGTTGCCGAAGGCGCGCGGCTGCGCTGCGGCGGCGCGGCCCCTGAAGGCGAAAAGTTCGACGCCGGTTTCTACTACCAGCCCACCGTCCTGGACCGCGTGACCCGGGGAATGTCCGTAGTCATCGATGAAGCCTTTGGCCCGGTAGTAACAGTGGAAACCTTCCGCACCGAGGACGAAGCCGTGGCCACCGCCAACGACACCATCTACGGGCTGGCGGGCGCCGTCTGGACCCAGGATGCCGGCAAGGCCCAGCGGGTAGCGGGCCGTTTGCGGCACGGCACGGTCTGGATCAACGACTACCACCCCTACCTTCCGCAGGCCGAGTGGGGCGGCTTCGGCCAGTCCGGCGTCGGCCGCGAACTCGGTCCCACCGGGCTGGGCGAGTACCAGGAAGCCAAGCACATCTACCAGAACACCAGCCCGCAGGTGACCGGCTGGTTCGCAGACCACGGCAAGGAGAAATAG
- a CDS encoding molybdopterin-dependent oxidoreductase: protein MKKLGLRTKGPETMAALAGVVSAAVVLAVAELVGAFFTARATPVFALGSTFIDFTPSWMKDFAIATFGTNDKAALFVGMGLTIALLACVLGVVAYKKWALGVLGVLFMGAVIVAAVTTRAGVGPADAVPSIVGTIAGLFVLRRLIKPLWGLKSWPEAPADIAADADNQVGGPGTSRRRFFAAAGITAVAAGIAATGGRLLGAARNNVAQARDALRLPAPVKAAPAVPAGVQSPVAGVSAWLTPNNDFYRIDTALSVPEINVEDWVLRVHGMVEKEVTLTFQDLLDADLIESHVTLTCVSNPVGGKLAGNAKWLGMPLREVLAMAKPKEGADMVLSTSIDGFSASTPLEVLQDDRDAMLAIGMNGEPLPVEHGYPVRMVVPGLYGFVSATKWVVDLEVTRFADSKAYWTERGWSERGPIKTMARVDVPKSFAKFAPGKVAVGGTAWAQTRGITKVEVQIDDGEWVEATLSDEASTITWRQWSYEWDATPGLHYVKARATDGTGEVQTEQRADPVPDGASGWPSVMVTVE from the coding sequence ATGAAAAAGCTCGGACTCCGGACCAAAGGCCCCGAAACCATGGCAGCGCTGGCAGGCGTGGTATCTGCCGCCGTCGTGCTTGCCGTTGCCGAGCTGGTCGGTGCATTCTTCACCGCCAGGGCGACCCCCGTATTCGCGCTGGGATCCACGTTCATCGACTTCACGCCCTCGTGGATGAAGGACTTTGCGATTGCCACGTTCGGTACCAACGACAAAGCCGCATTGTTCGTAGGCATGGGCCTTACCATCGCCCTGCTTGCCTGCGTTCTGGGTGTTGTGGCCTACAAGAAGTGGGCGCTGGGCGTCCTGGGCGTGCTGTTCATGGGTGCCGTGATTGTTGCCGCCGTCACCACCCGCGCCGGCGTTGGACCCGCCGACGCCGTCCCTTCAATCGTGGGAACCATCGCAGGCCTCTTCGTCCTGCGCCGCCTTATCAAGCCGTTGTGGGGCTTGAAGTCGTGGCCGGAAGCCCCCGCTGACATAGCGGCCGACGCCGACAACCAGGTTGGGGGTCCCGGCACCAGCCGCCGCCGCTTCTTCGCCGCGGCCGGCATCACCGCCGTCGCCGCCGGAATCGCGGCCACCGGTGGGCGGCTGCTGGGTGCCGCACGCAACAATGTTGCGCAGGCCCGGGATGCACTCCGGTTGCCGGCACCCGTCAAGGCTGCGCCCGCTGTTCCGGCGGGAGTCCAGTCCCCGGTGGCAGGAGTCTCCGCTTGGCTGACACCGAACAACGATTTCTACCGCATTGATACCGCCCTGAGCGTCCCGGAAATCAACGTCGAAGACTGGGTACTGCGGGTGCACGGAATGGTTGAGAAGGAAGTGACCCTCACCTTCCAGGACCTGCTCGACGCCGATCTGATCGAATCGCACGTCACCCTCACCTGCGTATCCAACCCCGTAGGCGGAAAGCTCGCCGGAAACGCCAAATGGCTGGGCATGCCCCTCCGCGAAGTCCTGGCCATGGCCAAACCGAAGGAAGGCGCGGACATGGTGCTCTCAACATCCATTGACGGCTTCAGCGCCTCCACTCCGCTGGAAGTCCTGCAGGATGACCGCGATGCCATGCTGGCCATCGGCATGAACGGTGAGCCGCTTCCGGTGGAACACGGATACCCCGTGCGGATGGTGGTTCCAGGGCTGTACGGGTTCGTTTCCGCCACCAAGTGGGTGGTGGACCTGGAGGTCACCCGCTTCGCTGACAGCAAGGCGTACTGGACGGAACGCGGCTGGTCGGAGCGCGGCCCCATCAAGACCATGGCACGTGTGGACGTACCCAAGTCCTTTGCGAAGTTCGCGCCGGGAAAGGTCGCCGTGGGCGGCACAGCATGGGCCCAGACGCGGGGAATCACCAAGGTGGAAGTCCAGATTGACGACGGCGAGTGGGTGGAAGCAACCCTTTCCGACGAAGCCTCCACCATCACCTGGCGCCAGTGGTCCTATGAATGGGATGCCACGCCCGGCCTGCACTACGTCAAAGCCCGGGCCACCGACGGCACCGGCGAAGTCCAGACGGAGCAGCGCGCCGATCCAGTGCCGGACGGTGCCTCGGGCTGGCCGTCGGTGATGGTGACGGTGGAGTAG
- a CDS encoding cytosine permease yields the protein MATLNNGASTVKTEPLGSSSSEALVEDHGVCPIPARDRTSGGADQFWIWAGANLAPINWVLGTVGLGLGLSLAETLIVILVGNMMGSALFGLFCIMGHKTGVNAMILARLALGRRGAKVVAAVMVLMPMGWVGVNTWIVLDLAMTALKEVGVQPNDTVKYSIAAVIMIIQVLLAAWGFNAIKKFERWTMPVILVVMVVMTIVASLNVHPSFAPGTLDGTDKLAAMSQVMTAIGIGWGITWFVYAADFTRFTRPTMPTKKVFWSATLGMFVPVVWLGFLGAYIASAGGGTDPAELVLTAFGALALPILVLILHGPIATNIVVMYSSVLAVLSLDIRARQWKIALGGGIVGSFVLWLFLQSENFANSAAQWMSVLVLWISPWAAMTLVDFFILRRQRVDVSSLYAAPSVKWSRDVNWPGVVSLAAGLLAGWLFLKTGIPGVEGPLAIALGGTDLSWLSSSIVAGTLYYFLGHKNALPATVPSASTMTSAE from the coding sequence GTGGCCACATTGAATAATGGGGCCTCAACAGTCAAAACGGAGCCGCTGGGCTCCTCCAGTTCAGAGGCACTGGTTGAAGACCACGGAGTTTGTCCGATTCCGGCGCGGGACAGGACCTCCGGGGGAGCTGATCAATTCTGGATCTGGGCCGGTGCCAACCTTGCTCCCATCAACTGGGTGCTGGGAACGGTCGGTCTCGGGCTGGGCTTGAGCTTGGCCGAAACCCTGATCGTCATTCTCGTTGGCAACATGATGGGCTCGGCACTCTTCGGGCTCTTCTGCATCATGGGCCACAAGACCGGCGTGAACGCCATGATTCTGGCCCGGCTCGCGTTGGGACGGCGCGGGGCCAAAGTCGTGGCCGCAGTCATGGTTCTTATGCCCATGGGGTGGGTCGGAGTCAATACGTGGATCGTCTTGGACCTGGCGATGACAGCCCTCAAAGAAGTGGGCGTGCAACCCAATGACACGGTGAAGTACTCCATCGCGGCAGTCATCATGATTATCCAGGTCCTTTTGGCCGCCTGGGGATTTAACGCCATCAAAAAGTTCGAACGCTGGACGATGCCCGTCATCCTGGTGGTGATGGTCGTGATGACGATCGTTGCCTCACTCAACGTACATCCGAGCTTCGCCCCCGGGACCTTGGACGGCACCGACAAACTGGCTGCCATGAGCCAGGTCATGACCGCGATTGGCATCGGTTGGGGCATCACCTGGTTCGTTTATGCAGCCGACTTCACACGCTTCACCCGTCCGACCATGCCCACTAAGAAGGTGTTCTGGTCCGCGACGCTTGGAATGTTTGTTCCCGTCGTCTGGCTCGGCTTCCTCGGCGCGTACATCGCATCAGCCGGCGGAGGAACCGACCCTGCTGAATTGGTGCTGACCGCCTTCGGCGCATTGGCTTTGCCAATCCTCGTCCTTATCCTCCACGGGCCGATCGCAACCAACATCGTGGTCATGTACTCGTCCGTCCTGGCGGTCCTTTCCCTGGACATCAGGGCGCGGCAGTGGAAGATAGCGCTCGGCGGGGGAATCGTCGGCTCCTTTGTCCTCTGGCTTTTCCTTCAGTCCGAAAACTTCGCCAACTCCGCAGCGCAGTGGATGAGCGTTCTCGTGCTCTGGATCTCGCCGTGGGCCGCGATGACCTTGGTTGACTTTTTCATCCTCCGCCGCCAGCGGGTTGATGTTTCAAGTCTCTACGCGGCTCCTTCAGTCAAATGGTCCCGTGACGTCAACTGGCCCGGAGTGGTGTCCCTGGCAGCGGGGCTGCTAGCCGGGTGGCTCTTCCTAAAAACCGGCATTCCTGGGGTCGAAGGCCCCCTTGCGATAGCCCTCGGAGGCACGGATCTTTCCTGGCTATCCAGCAGCATCGTGGCCGGCACTCTCTATTACTTCCTGGGACACAAGAACGCACTGCCCGCCACCGTTCCCAGCGCGTCAACGATGACGTCCGCTGAATAA
- a CDS encoding Xaa-Pro peptidase family protein produces the protein MYNWSTINIDRLRQDRRTAIAELMQRNQLSHLLLTGFDHIRYATDYRTQIIAEAFDWFAAVVDRDGNAEIFTPWIDETQANPVADLPWVTAIHAMPSWAPVVGHPETWTRGLAAALKGATKVGIELIDPAILGRLQTVLPQASFVSVGQELYDIRIRKTQDEIILLEDASIVNSIGAEAGIAAAVPGATDHDILAAVMGKLQESGPEFLSHSLCNHRRGNGGWFAEGSVLREGDPYFFDIGVYGQHGYASDIARTGFVGGEARPEIRAVYEKLLNAHRIAEEAAKPGVLVSKVDEAVNKYLASEGLPTTPYAIGHGVGLRACELPTIYRHGLFDRDQVIVENSVISLEPETGIEVDGEFMLLKLEDNYLVQSDGVRRLSPAGYGLELV, from the coding sequence ATGTACAACTGGTCCACCATCAACATCGACAGGCTCCGCCAGGATCGCCGCACTGCCATCGCCGAACTGATGCAGCGAAACCAGCTCTCCCACCTCCTCCTGACTGGGTTTGACCACATCCGCTACGCCACGGACTACCGCACCCAAATCATCGCCGAAGCCTTCGACTGGTTCGCAGCCGTCGTTGACCGCGACGGAAACGCGGAAATCTTCACGCCTTGGATCGACGAGACCCAGGCAAACCCGGTCGCAGACCTGCCATGGGTTACGGCCATCCATGCCATGCCGTCATGGGCTCCCGTCGTCGGCCACCCCGAAACCTGGACCAGAGGTTTGGCAGCAGCGCTGAAGGGGGCTACGAAAGTTGGCATCGAGCTCATCGACCCTGCGATCCTCGGCCGCCTCCAAACTGTGCTGCCGCAGGCAAGCTTTGTTTCGGTCGGCCAGGAACTCTACGACATCCGCATCCGAAAGACCCAGGATGAAATCATCCTGCTCGAAGACGCCAGCATCGTTAACTCCATTGGGGCTGAAGCCGGAATCGCAGCCGCCGTGCCGGGTGCAACAGACCACGATATCCTCGCTGCCGTGATGGGCAAACTTCAGGAATCGGGACCTGAGTTCCTGAGCCACTCACTGTGTAACCACAGGAGGGGAAATGGTGGATGGTTCGCCGAAGGCAGCGTTCTTCGCGAAGGAGACCCCTACTTCTTCGACATCGGCGTTTACGGGCAGCACGGCTACGCATCCGACATCGCCCGCACTGGCTTCGTGGGCGGAGAAGCGCGTCCGGAAATTCGTGCCGTCTACGAGAAGCTGCTGAACGCCCACCGCATCGCGGAGGAAGCGGCAAAACCGGGCGTCCTGGTCTCCAAGGTTGACGAAGCAGTCAACAAATACCTCGCCAGCGAGGGCCTGCCGACCACCCCGTACGCGATCGGTCACGGCGTGGGGCTCCGCGCCTGTGAACTGCCCACTATTTACCGTCACGGGCTCTTCGACCGAGACCAGGTCATCGTGGAAAACAGTGTCATTTCCCTCGAACCCGAAACCGGCATCGAAGTGGACGGCGAATTCATGCTCCTCAAGCTCGAAGACAACTACCTCGTGCAGTCTGACGGCGTCCGCCGTCTCTCGCCTGCGGGTTACGGACTGGAGCTGGTCTAA
- a CDS encoding carbon-nitrogen hydrolase family protein, whose translation MLAQLEPVPRRIDENVHRVLSVLEEHHEADLVVFPELFLTGYTSVDVWELQLSVDSQPIQVLQAACRGHQTALVVGFIEQAGLRPYNSMLMIDKDGTVAGVYRKTHLFGGEAEVFTPGDKLECVNLGAITVAPLTCFDIELPEPARKLAKEGADLIISIAANMDPYYDDHELAGRARALDNRIPHIYVNRTGSEGPFDFVGGSRVVAPNGAVLSQAGRSETILCVDLSYGSRVESDIDYLLHLRPELY comes from the coding sequence GTGCTGGCCCAACTTGAGCCGGTTCCCCGTCGGATCGACGAGAATGTACACCGCGTGCTCAGCGTTCTTGAGGAACATCACGAAGCGGATCTGGTGGTCTTCCCCGAGCTGTTCCTGACCGGCTACACGTCCGTGGACGTATGGGAGCTGCAGCTTTCGGTGGACAGCCAACCCATCCAGGTGCTCCAGGCCGCCTGCCGTGGCCACCAGACGGCGTTGGTTGTTGGTTTTATCGAACAAGCCGGGTTGCGTCCTTACAATTCGATGCTGATGATCGACAAGGACGGCACTGTAGCCGGCGTCTACCGAAAGACACATCTTTTTGGCGGAGAAGCAGAAGTGTTTACTCCGGGGGACAAACTTGAATGTGTGAACTTGGGAGCCATTACGGTAGCGCCCCTGACCTGCTTCGACATCGAGCTCCCCGAACCGGCGAGAAAGCTGGCCAAGGAGGGGGCGGACCTCATCATCTCCATCGCCGCGAACATGGACCCGTATTACGACGATCATGAGCTTGCAGGCAGGGCGAGGGCGCTGGATAACCGGATCCCCCACATTTACGTCAACCGCACTGGCTCTGAAGGTCCGTTCGACTTCGTCGGCGGCTCAAGGGTCGTTGCACCAAACGGCGCCGTGCTGTCCCAGGCCGGACGCAGCGAGACGATTCTCTGCGTAGACCTGAGCTACGGATCCCGGGTCGAATCGGACATCGACTACCTGCTCCACCTGAGGCCGGAACTGTACTAG
- a CDS encoding LacI family DNA-binding transcriptional regulator, translating to MSAASEVASSRGYALAMAPIGDWAGKTTIPYDGAIVVDPVPENRLVQRALVDGRPLVTVGRLDSTVTSSVDNDFSAVVSEVLDHLWEKGSRRPGLISSPVSASYAADCVQAYEGWCKVRGVQPRLEVVSGSLSEDSGRQAAERLLSREDAPDSIFATLDRLALGASMAASAAQDVMIVSLGDSSAVAGASTPLTAVELQPVEIGRAAAEMLIEQIEGEQSIKSVTIPAHLVVRASTEAGARPTN from the coding sequence ATGAGCGCAGCTTCCGAAGTTGCCTCGTCCAGGGGTTACGCCCTGGCGATGGCTCCTATCGGCGACTGGGCGGGTAAAACCACAATTCCTTACGACGGAGCCATAGTTGTCGACCCCGTGCCTGAGAACAGGCTGGTGCAGCGTGCATTGGTGGACGGCAGGCCCTTGGTGACAGTGGGCAGGTTGGACTCCACAGTCACCAGCAGCGTTGACAACGATTTCTCTGCTGTCGTTTCCGAGGTCCTGGATCACTTGTGGGAGAAGGGTTCCAGGCGACCTGGCTTGATTTCCAGCCCAGTCAGCGCTTCCTATGCCGCGGATTGTGTTCAGGCCTACGAGGGCTGGTGCAAGGTCCGCGGAGTTCAGCCCCGGCTGGAAGTGGTGTCGGGAAGCCTCTCGGAAGACTCCGGGCGCCAGGCTGCTGAACGGCTCCTCAGCAGGGAGGATGCCCCGGACTCCATATTTGCAACACTGGACCGACTCGCCCTTGGGGCTTCAATGGCAGCCTCTGCTGCGCAGGATGTCATGATCGTCAGCCTGGGTGACAGCTCAGCAGTAGCTGGCGCTTCGACGCCCCTCACCGCCGTCGAACTGCAACCAGTGGAGATCGGACGCGCGGCCGCGGAGATGCTCATCGAACAAATTGAAGGAGAACAATCAATAAAGAGCGTGACCATTCCGGCTCACCTCGTTGTCCGCGCAAGCACGGAAGCCGGCGCGCGTCCGACCAACTAG
- a CDS encoding polyprenyl synthetase family protein, whose amino-acid sequence MNDLAYVGSQVRSLIVQNAGGTGSEALDEILGPVASAGKMLRSGLILDIGATVGAVPSPSLLSAAAAVELLHAASLIHDDLIDGSDYRRDAPAVHVTAGEGISILSGDLLLARGMKLAHEAGPAAASAWQSAFERLTLGQLAESRLSLRSAEQDFLSYISMKTAELFAASCEMGALVLELSPSTVEQVRSFGWNFGMAFQLLDDLLDLLGDDQVLGKPVETDLPNGVFGVAAIRASTTSGAALEEALEAGQFSKAYELLRDPDVVSYCLGLLEGYVDASAHSLECALPLDNAGPLVSWTKKYFKEALEDGMRAEYRHLLPLQWGRDK is encoded by the coding sequence ATGAATGACCTTGCATACGTGGGGAGTCAGGTCCGCAGCCTTATTGTCCAGAACGCCGGAGGGACAGGGTCGGAGGCGCTCGACGAGATTTTGGGTCCGGTTGCTTCAGCCGGAAAGATGCTCAGGTCCGGTTTGATTCTCGATATCGGGGCCACCGTCGGTGCCGTGCCCAGTCCGTCGCTCCTTTCGGCTGCGGCGGCGGTCGAGTTGCTTCACGCGGCTTCACTTATTCATGACGATCTGATCGACGGGTCGGATTATCGACGCGATGCACCCGCTGTACATGTCACTGCCGGGGAGGGAATCAGCATCCTGTCGGGTGATCTGCTGTTGGCCAGGGGCATGAAGCTGGCCCATGAGGCAGGGCCCGCTGCCGCCTCGGCTTGGCAGTCTGCCTTTGAGCGTCTGACGCTCGGGCAGCTGGCAGAGTCCCGCTTGTCACTACGTTCAGCGGAACAGGACTTCCTTTCCTACATTTCCATGAAGACGGCCGAGCTTTTTGCTGCCAGCTGTGAGATGGGCGCTCTCGTCCTGGAACTGTCGCCGTCGACAGTTGAACAGGTTCGTTCGTTCGGGTGGAACTTCGGGATGGCATTCCAACTGTTGGATGACCTTCTCGATCTCCTAGGGGACGACCAGGTTCTGGGCAAACCTGTCGAAACGGACCTCCCCAACGGCGTGTTCGGGGTAGCGGCCATCAGGGCTTCCACCACTTCAGGAGCTGCTTTGGAAGAGGCCTTGGAGGCTGGCCAATTCAGCAAGGCTTACGAGTTGCTTCGCGATCCTGACGTCGTTTCCTATTGCCTGGGCCTGCTCGAGGGCTATGTGGATGCTTCTGCTCATTCCCTCGAGTGCGCGTTGCCATTGGACAACGCCGGTCCTCTGGTCTCGTGGACGAAGAAATACTTCAAGGAGGCCTTGGAAGACGGGATGCGCGCTGAATACCGGCATCTTTTGCCGCTGCAGTGGGGAAGGGACAAATAG
- a CDS encoding TetR/AcrR family transcriptional regulator, translating into MGTSTAKSGGQVDRQKRILDAALELLSRHGISGINMRAVAREAGVALGLVNYYYEDKPSLIRAVLHQIEEHDLLLVEPQATSTPDEQLRESLRRVADPRLLTTPYLSLRLHLWALAQADEDFARINAAAFERYLQGLAALIGNAIPGLSPEECRDRAADVVVVQNGMWLTTLLGIDKAAIERGIARTEDIAFAPSR; encoded by the coding sequence ATGGGTACAAGCACCGCAAAGTCCGGCGGACAGGTTGACAGACAAAAACGCATCCTCGACGCAGCCTTGGAACTGCTGTCCCGCCACGGCATTTCGGGCATCAACATGCGCGCTGTGGCGCGTGAAGCCGGCGTCGCACTTGGGCTTGTGAACTACTACTACGAGGACAAACCGAGTTTGATCCGCGCGGTGCTCCACCAGATTGAAGAGCACGACCTCCTCTTGGTGGAGCCGCAGGCTACGTCGACCCCGGACGAGCAACTCCGGGAGTCCCTTCGTCGCGTTGCGGACCCACGCCTCCTGACCACGCCGTATCTATCCCTCCGCCTTCATTTGTGGGCCCTCGCCCAGGCGGATGAGGACTTTGCGCGCATCAATGCCGCAGCCTTTGAGAGGTACCTCCAAGGGCTCGCGGCCTTGATCGGCAACGCCATTCCCGGGCTGTCACCTGAGGAATGCCGGGACCGGGCGGCCGACGTCGTCGTGGTGCAGAACGGCATGTGGCTCACCACGCTCCTGGGCATCGACAAGGCAGCCATCGAGCGCGGTATTGCCCGCACGGAAGACATCGCCTTCGCACCTTCGCGGTGA